In the genome of Candidatus Bathyarchaeota archaeon, the window AAAATAGTAAACAAAGAAAAGACACGAAACGAGAGTTTCATAGCCCTTGACCTCCAAGACATAGGAGACCTAAGCAGATGTCAGCTACTCCACGACTAAAGTCAGGAGTTTCCTTGAGTGATTTTTATGAGTTTGAAACATATGGAATCTAAAGCTTAGTGCCTTCAGTATTCAGAAACTAGATGTTGTTAGCCGAGTGAGCCTCTGAGTTTTCCCATGTCTAGGATGAGTTTGCTGAGGTTTTCTTGTGCTGAGCCGTTGAGGTATTCGGCTACTTCGTTTGGGTATATTTGGATGGCGAGTTTCCAGATGTCGGGTTTTTTTCCTTCAAGTAGGTTTTTGATGTAGGTTGTTGCGACTTGGTTGAGGATCATGTATCCGCTGTCGGGTTCTTCAAATTGGACATAGGGTTTTAGGTTTTCGATGCTTTGCAAAATTCTGCTTGTAAGGAGGAGGTTTTCATTTGGGTTTGAGTTTAGGAATTTTGAGGCATATTTTAGGTCTTTTTTGAAGAGTGGATAGATTTCTTCCAAGAATTTTTCAAGGCATTCTTGTCCCAGTTTTTCTTTGATTTCTTTAAACGCGTTTCCGGTGCCTATGAACTCGGGGGGCATTCCACAGGTATAGAGGGCTGCGGTGAATTTGATTACTCTTGGAAGCTTCTGAAGCTTAGCTTGGTCTAGGCTGAGTAGCGTCTGTCTAATTTCGTTATCTGCGCAGAAGTTGGCTAGAGGCACCACGTTTTTTAGATCTCGGTAGTAAGCCACTTGTTCGGAGGTAAGTACCCTATCCCGCTGATTTGGAATAAAGGTTGCAATTTTTGAAACTTTTTCAGCTATCTCTGAAAGTTCTAGTAGATAATTCTTAGCGAAGATCGTTATCAGTTGTATGATTAACCTTCTTTCGTCCTCATCAAATTCGAGGAAATTTTTATTACTAGCAGATTTAATCCTATCAATTAACTTCACAGTTTTTTCTGGGCCATGGTCGTATCTCATTCCGGATTGCACGGTATAGGTTTTGGCACCTTGATACTCCTCTAATACGCAGTCAATGTTTTCCAAAGTAATGTGCCCTCGAAATGGCAGGGCACCCCCGCCGAATATGGGAAAAATCTCCACCCCTGACTCTTCTTGGACTTGATAACAATCTGCAATGGCTATTTTAGCAGACAAAGCTGAGGCTGGATGACCGTAAAGCAGGGCTGTCTCTGACTTTCCGATGAAGACTCTCAGATAATCCTTTATACCTACTTGGCTGATGAAATCAGGCACCATCTCCCTAACTGAGAGTTGCTCCGGAACCCCTTCGTAAAGCGGGATAATCCGTAACTCCTTACCTTCCAGTCCTAAGTTGAGTTCTTTTTTCACAAGGGCAAAGATATCATTAACTCTTTCCTTACATTTTATTGGTACCTCGTACGCCTTAATCATTCCATATACTACCTCAAGGATACCTTGATCACCGTAAGACTCTAGGGAGTTGTAAATCCCCTCCATAATGGATAAAATTGTCATCAGTTGTCTGAATGGTTCCTCACGAAAACCGCTGACCATCCGCGGGGTGATGAAAACATCTCTTCCTAAAACCAAGTTGGTTTCTTGGACGAGCTTTTTGATTATCCAAGCAACTTGGTGATAGGGAGTGAGCTTACTCATATAATCAACTAAGTATTCTTCGCAGCCCAAGTTTTTAAAAGAGAAAACCGCTTCATCAGGCTCTTCAGTAACCGGAACATATTTGCTAGCTGAGTCTGGATGTTGGGTAGCCATAGTGGCTGGGATTTTTCGCATGAAGTCATCCTCCTTAAAGTAAGAACATAAAAACGTGACTAGCTTTCCACAATTTTAATAATGATATTTCTTACCTTTTCTACGCTTGCTATTGTGTTGATCAGGTAGGGTTCAGTCACTTCAAAAAGTTTCTTAAACAGTTCGGCTCTTCTCTTTTCTTTCCTTTCTCCGAAGCTAATTAAGTAATTGTTATACCATTGCTCCGGCGCAGTTCTAAGGATTTCCACGGCTTCTTCCGGCTCTAGGGATTTGGCTATTGTTTTGTCGTTATAATCTCTCTTTAACAGAAATGCCTTATATAACCTGATCTCGTTCGCAACTTTTTCGGGTTTTACGATGAATTTTGGGTCTATCATTACTCTGGGATATGAAAGTAGGAATTTTTCTTTTGGATCGTCTGGGTTTACATTTTCGAGTTTGCATTCTCGGAAAATAGGCTCCAACCATGGGAAATTTTCAATTGAGTTTGTTCGCATATAGAACACTTTTTCTGAGGCGTAGCCCATTGCTTTTCCATCGGTGAATCTTACAAAAATCCAGTCGTCTTGATGGAATTCACCTGTGGGATGGTAGATTGCGGGTCCGTAGGAGTGAGTAGTTTTTCCCGCGTTTGTCGGTGCGATTAAAATGAAGCCTTTGCCGCCTACGGCACCGGAGGCTCCGTGAACTGATAGTATTCCAAATTGATCTTCTAAGATATCCGCGGCTAGTCCAAGAGCTGTAGATTTTGTTTGTCCATAATAGTCGGTATTCAAAATTATTGCGGTTCTCGTTTCTGGATTGTAAACTCCACCCGCATTTATCTCTGGTTTGGGTACGGGTCTTTCATAGATTTCTTGGGAGGTAATTTTTCCTCCATCATCTATTACATAAACTAAGCCATGGGGCATAACTTGAGATGAATAGAGCCACCAGTTATCCAGCCAGAAGTCGTGCACATGTTCTATGTTGGTAAGGAGTCTAATGTTTAGTCCATTGAAGTAGGCGTCGTCCACGTATTTTACGAATGGCTCACAATAAGCTACAAGTTCATCTCTTCTTTTAATGGAAATTTGCATATCTTCGGAGTACTCTCTTACTCTCGCGGGGAATTTTGTTTTATATCCTAGGTGCATAGTTCTTTAAAGGTCTGTTAAGTATTATTTATATTTCATCATTGAAAAATTAGCGGATTTTTTACAAAGATAATGATAATTTTGCAATGATGAAATTAGGGTGCCGATCCTACTGAATTGTGAACGCTAACTCTAATAGTCGGAAGGCATTTTTATTTAGGCACGGGTGTTTCACTAATTGGAATATCGCTCTAAGGTCATCGATATTTACGGAGGCATGCCAAGTATTGTTCTTAATGAGTTGGATGCCGAGTCAGCTGGAGTTCGAGTGCATGATCGCGTTAAGGTAAGCTTTAGCGGGAAAACCGTAATTGCCCTCGTTAAAACAACTGAAACATACATTAACCGAGGCGAGGTTGGAATTTTCAGTGAAGTTAAACAAAGGTTGAACTTGAAAGACGGTGACCTGATTTCTATCACTCCCACCTCACCTCCAGAATCGCTGAATTATATCAAGAAGAAGATGAGTGGAGCATCGTTAAGCAAAGATGAAATTTTTAGCATAATTAAAGATGTCGTCGGTTACAATCTAAGTGATGTTGAGATAGCGGCATTTATGCTATGCCACCACTTTCAGGGAATGAGCATGGATGAGATTGAAGCTTTAACCCGTGCTTTAGTTGAAACCGGTGAAATCATAGACTTCGATCAGACAGTTTACGATAAACACAGCGTGGGAGGAGTTCCGGGGAACAAGGTAAGTTTATTGATTGTCCCAATTATCAGTGCTTCTAATTTGTTAATTCCAAAAACTTCTAGCAAGGCGATAACTAGTCCCAGTGGAACTGCGGATACGATGAGCGTGTTGGCGCCTGTGGAGTTTTCACCGCAGGAGTTTAAACAAATTGCATTGAAAGCCGGTGGAGCCATTGTGTGGGGCGGGAGATTAGGATTGGCTCCCGCCGATGACATTTTAATAAAGAAAGTTGAATATCCACTTGAACTTGACCCGTACAGTCAAATGCTTGCCAGCATTATGGCAAAGAAGATGGCAGTTGGAACCAGTTGCGTAGTTATCGATATCCCGACTGGACGCGGTTCCAAGGTAGCAGACGAAAAAGAAGCGAGAAGATTGTCGGCTGATTTCATGGAACTGGGTCGAAGAGTTGGAATCCGAGTTGTTTGCGGCATCACCTATGGGGGACAGCCTGTCGGACATACCGTTGGACCAGCGCTTGAAGCTAAGGAAGCACTTGAAACGTTAATGGGTAAGGGTCCAACAAGTTTGGTTGAGAAGTCAACGGCATTAGCCGGTTTATTGCTTGAGGCTGCAGGAGTTGCGGCGCCCAGATTAGGGCAAGAATATGCCAAAAAAGTGCTTGAAAGCGGAAAAGCGCTTGAAAAGATGCGCCAGATCATTGAAGCGCAGGGAGGAGACCCAAATGTTAAACCTGAAGACCTCCAAGTTGGACAACATAAGATTTCAATTTATTCCCCCTGCGATGGTTATGTCACTGAAGTAGACAATTCAGCTATCTCGGCGATTGCACGTATGGCTGGAGCACCTGTAGATAAGGGCGCTGGGCTTGTTTTATATGGCAAGCGAGGAAGGTATGTCAAAAAAGATGATGTAATACTGGAGATCTATGCTGAGAGGTCAACTAAACTTTCAGAAGCTTACAATTTAGCCGTTCAAAAAAAGCCAATAACAATCGAAGGCATGCTTCTACATCGGGTACCCGACTACACATAAAATATCACTTTATGATGGTCACCTTATCTTAAAAGCGTAGATCAACCTTCTTTAAGTGAGGTTTAATTTCATGACCCAGTTCCCAAAGATTTTCGAGCAGATAGTTGAAGGCATAAAGACTATGGAGATCAGAGGGGCAGCGGAGATCGCGAGGTCAGCTGCAGAGGCACTCCTATCAGTAGCAGAGTCGTCAAAAGCGGAGACGGTGGCTGAATTCGTTAACGATCTAGATCAAGCTGCCAGAATTCTCTTAAAAACTAGACCTACAGCGGTCTCCTTACCGAACAGCGTGAGATACATCATGAAGAGAGTTCTTGACGCGAAGTTCTCCAATTTAAAAATCGATGAATTACGAAATGTCACAATTGATGCCGCAAGAAAATTCATCGAAAACTCAAAAAATGCCGTAAAGCGAATTGGAGAAATCGGTTCCAAACGAATTCAAGATGGAGATCTTCTTTTAACGCATTGCAACAGCACCGCGGCCCTATCCATAATTCTCCGTGCGTGGGAAGAAGGAAAACAGATTAAGGTGTTTGCAACAGAAACACGACCCCTTTTTCAAGGTCGAACCACAGCGAAAATACTAGCGCGTGCGGGGATACCCGTAACCTTGATCGTCGATAGCGCAGTTCGGTATTTCATGCCCAAAATTGATAAAGTGGTTGTCGGAGCTGATGCCATAGCTGCTAACGGAGCGGTAGTTAATAAAATTGGGACTTCCATGGTAGCTTTAGCAGCCCATGAGGCGCGAGTTCTCTTCTTTGTAGCCGCTGAAACATATAAGTTCAGCCCTGAAACTATGTTTGGCGAGTTAGTCTTAATCGAAGAACGAAATGCGACTGAGGTCGTCCCATCTAAAATCCTTAAAACTTATAGGAAAATTACCGTCCGCAATCCCTCGTTTGACGTTACACCAGCAGAGTATGTGGATTTGATAGTAACGGAGCGAGGAATTATCCCGCCTCAAGGCGCCATCTCCATCTTACAATCTGAATTTGGTTGGATGAGTTTGGAGGAGCTGCACCAATACCAAACCTATGCAAAATTAGAGGAAGAGTGAGCCATGGTAAGCATAGAGTTTTTTGCTAAACCTGAAGATATCGATCCAGAAAAATTTCTTTTAGCAACTTACTATATTGAAAGTGATCTCACCCTTCGTGAAGCAGGCGTCAGGATCGCGAGGGAGGAATCAATAGGTACTTGGACAGAAGTGACAACTACAACAACATGGATAAAGAGAAAACTTCCAGCAAAAGTCTTTAAATTTGGAAAGGGAAAAATTGGAAACGTAAGTATAGCTTATCCAATAGAATTATTCGACCTCGAATCGGGTGGAATCCCAAATATCCTGAGTATTGTAGCAGGCAATCTTTTTGGATTAACTGAATTGTCAAACGTTCGGCTTCTCGACGTTCAATTTCCCAAACAAGCGGTTTCGTACTTCCCAGGACCCAAGTTCGGGATAGAGGGTATAAGAAGGATAGCTGGCACTCTGAAGCAACGTAGACCTCATCTTGGAACCATAATTAAGCCTAAGGTTGGATTAAGTCCGAAACAGACAGCACAGGTTGCCTATGAAGCCGCGGTTGGAGGGGTTGACTTCATAAAAGACGATGAAACCTTAACAAATCAGAAATTTTGTCCTCTTGTTGAAAGAGTCTCGGAGGTTATGGAGGCTCTTGATAAGGCAAAAGAGGAAACTGACCGAAGCGTCTTTTATGCGGTTAATGTAACTGCCACACATAACAAACTAGTCGAACTAGCTGAGCAAGCCCTAGTACACGGAGCCAACATGTTAATGATCGATGTTCTAACCGCTGGCTTCTCTGCAATTCAAACACTCGCACAAGACCCCTCCATAAAAGTCCCACTACATATACATAGAACCATGCATGCAGCGATAACTCGAAATCCGAGGCATGGCATCCACATGATGTTCCTGGCTAAATTAGTGAGATTGGCTGGGGGAGATCAACTTCACATAGGTTCAGCGGCGGGAAAGATGGAGCGAGAGGTTAAAGGACTAAAGGAAATCAATAACTTTCTAAAAACCTCATGGTTCGAGTTAAAGCCAATGTTTCCAGTTGCCTCCGGCGGGATCCATCCCGGCATAGTAGCTCATAATATCGAAGTACTAGGAGTTGATTGTGTGATTAACGCAGGAGGAGGAATTCATGGGCATCCATTAGGCACAAGAGCCGGTGCGATTGCGATGCGGCAGGCAATAGATGCGGCATTAAAGCAAATCCCAGTAAAAGAATACGCAAAAACGCATCAAGAATTAAAATTAGCTATAGAAAAGTGGGGCACAAAATACGCTGAAAAGCTAAATTGAAAACCCTCCCACATTTTGTCCCATGAACAACATATCTTAGCGAGATCGCCCGGAAACCAATTTTCCGCTTAATCTTCCGTAACATTCAAACCTTTCTAAAATTCTTCTATCTCTTCGCTATGTTATTCTGGAAAACCAAAAAGTTAGGGTTCTGTTGCATTAACAAGATTTATATTGCAACTTGAGGGTTTGAGCTTTGTGGATTAGAGCTTCCTCGTTCCACTTCACAGCTACATTTACCCTCCGAGTCCACCCTGAACCGCAGGGTTTCATCTTGAGTTTTAAGTAGGTTTAATGCAGCGTTTATGTGGCGGTT includes:
- the ppcA gene encoding phosphoenolpyruvate carboxylase yields the protein MRKIPATMATQHPDSASKYVPVTEEPDEAVFSFKNLGCEEYLVDYMSKLTPYHQVAWIIKKLVQETNLVLGRDVFITPRMVSGFREEPFRQLMTILSIMEGIYNSLESYGDQGILEVVYGMIKAYEVPIKCKERVNDIFALVKKELNLGLEGKELRIIPLYEGVPEQLSVREMVPDFISQVGIKDYLRVFIGKSETALLYGHPASALSAKIAIADCYQVQEESGVEIFPIFGGGALPFRGHITLENIDCVLEEYQGAKTYTVQSGMRYDHGPEKTVKLIDRIKSASNKNFLEFDEDERRLIIQLITIFAKNYLLELSEIAEKVSKIATFIPNQRDRVLTSEQVAYYRDLKNVVPLANFCADNEIRQTLLSLDQAKLQKLPRVIKFTAALYTCGMPPEFIGTGNAFKEIKEKLGQECLEKFLEEIYPLFKKDLKYASKFLNSNPNENLLLTSRILQSIENLKPYVQFEEPDSGYMILNQVATTYIKNLLEGKKPDIWKLAIQIYPNEVAEYLNGSAQENLSKLILDMGKLRGSLG
- a CDS encoding AMP phosphorylase, encoding MEYRSKVIDIYGGMPSIVLNELDAESAGVRVHDRVKVSFSGKTVIALVKTTETYINRGEVGIFSEVKQRLNLKDGDLISITPTSPPESLNYIKKKMSGASLSKDEIFSIIKDVVGYNLSDVEIAAFMLCHHFQGMSMDEIEALTRALVETGEIIDFDQTVYDKHSVGGVPGNKVSLLIVPIISASNLLIPKTSSKAITSPSGTADTMSVLAPVEFSPQEFKQIALKAGGAIVWGGRLGLAPADDILIKKVEYPLELDPYSQMLASIMAKKMAVGTSCVVIDIPTGRGSKVADEKEARRLSADFMELGRRVGIRVVCGITYGGQPVGHTVGPALEAKEALETLMGKGPTSLVEKSTALAGLLLEAAGVAAPRLGQEYAKKVLESGKALEKMRQIIEAQGGDPNVKPEDLQVGQHKISIYSPCDGYVTEVDNSAISAIARMAGAPVDKGAGLVLYGKRGRYVKKDDVILEIYAERSTKLSEAYNLAVQKKPITIEGMLLHRVPDYT
- a CDS encoding ribose 1,5-bisphosphate isomerase → MTQFPKIFEQIVEGIKTMEIRGAAEIARSAAEALLSVAESSKAETVAEFVNDLDQAARILLKTRPTAVSLPNSVRYIMKRVLDAKFSNLKIDELRNVTIDAARKFIENSKNAVKRIGEIGSKRIQDGDLLLTHCNSTAALSIILRAWEEGKQIKVFATETRPLFQGRTTAKILARAGIPVTLIVDSAVRYFMPKIDKVVVGADAIAANGAVVNKIGTSMVALAAHEARVLFFVAAETYKFSPETMFGELVLIEERNATEVVPSKILKTYRKITVRNPSFDVTPAEYVDLIVTERGIIPPQGAISILQSEFGWMSLEELHQYQTYAKLEEE
- a CDS encoding ribulose 1,5-bisphosphate carboxylase, giving the protein MVSIEFFAKPEDIDPEKFLLATYYIESDLTLREAGVRIAREESIGTWTEVTTTTTWIKRKLPAKVFKFGKGKIGNVSIAYPIELFDLESGGIPNILSIVAGNLFGLTELSNVRLLDVQFPKQAVSYFPGPKFGIEGIRRIAGTLKQRRPHLGTIIKPKVGLSPKQTAQVAYEAAVGGVDFIKDDETLTNQKFCPLVERVSEVMEALDKAKEETDRSVFYAVNVTATHNKLVELAEQALVHGANMLMIDVLTAGFSAIQTLAQDPSIKVPLHIHRTMHAAITRNPRHGIHMMFLAKLVRLAGGDQLHIGSAAGKMEREVKGLKEINNFLKTSWFELKPMFPVASGGIHPGIVAHNIEVLGVDCVINAGGGIHGHPLGTRAGAIAMRQAIDAALKQIPVKEYAKTHQELKLAIEKWGTKYAEKLN